From the genome of Tachysurus fulvidraco isolate hzauxx_2018 chromosome 20, HZAU_PFXX_2.0, whole genome shotgun sequence, one region includes:
- the arrb2a gene encoding arrestin, beta 2a isoform X4: MGDKAGTRVFKKSSPNCKITVYLGKRDFVDHLDQVDPVDGVILVDPEYLKDRKVFVTLTCAFRYGREDLDVLGLSFRKDLYISTFQAFPPIAEERKPNSRLQERLLKKLGQQAHPFHFTIPQNLPCSVTLQPGPEDTGKACGVDYEIRAFCARSVEEKIHKRNSVRLVIRKVQYAPEKPGPQPMVETTRSFLMSDRSLHLEASLDKELYYHGEPISVNVHVTNNSTKTVKRVKISVRQYADICLFSTAQYKCPVAQFEADDQVSSSSTFCKVYTLTPTLNNNREKRGLALDGKLKHEDTNLASSTIVKDGCNKEVLGVLVSYRVKVKLVVSRGGDVSVELPFVLMHPKPIDVPTSRPASAVPEADPPIDTNLIEFDTRFTPDDDLVFEDFARLRLKGTTDDKDEDC; this comes from the exons ATGGGGGACAAGGCAGGCACCCG gGTATTCAAGAAGTCCAGTCCGAATTGCAAG ATTACTGTATACTTGGGGAAAAGGGATTTTGTGGATCACTTAGATCAGGTGGATCCTGTAG ATGGAGTAATACTAGTAGACCCTGAATATCTTAAAGACCGAAAAG TGTTTGTAACGTTAACCTGTGCCTTCCGTTATGGACGGGAGGATCTGGACGTCCTTGGGCTTTCCTTTCGGAAAGATCTTTACATATCCACTTTTCAGGCTTTCCCACCTATTGCAGAAGAGCGCAAGCCCAACAGTCGACTTCAGGAGAGACTCCTGAAGAAGTTGGGCCAGCAGGCGCATCCTTTTCACTTTACT ATCCCTCAAAACTTGCCATGTTCAGTTACCCTGCAGCCTGGTCCTGAAGACACTGGGAAG GCCTGTGGGGTTGATTATGAGATAAGAGCTTTCTGTGCCAGGTCTGTGGAGGAGAAGATTCATAAACG AAATTCTGTCAGATTAGTGATTCGTAAAGTGCAGTATGCTCCCGAGAAGCCCGGTCCTCAGCCGATGGTGGAGACGACACGGAGCTTCCTGATGTCTGACCGCTCTCTGCATCTAGAGGCATCTCTAGATAAAGAG TTGTATTATCACGGGGAGCCGATCAGCGTGAATGTTCACGTCACCAACAACTCAACCAAGACTGTCAAACGAGTCAAAATATCAG TGCGGCAGTATGCCGACATCTGTCTGTTCAGCACGGCTCAGTACAAATGTCCAGTGGCTCAGTTTGAGGCAGA TGACCAGGTGTCATCAAGTTCCACATTCTGTAAGGTCTacactctcactcccacactgaataataacagagagaagCGAGGGCTGGCTCTGGATGGCAAGCTCAAGCATGAAGATACCAACCTAGCTTCTAGCACCAT TGTTAAAGACGGATGTAATAAGGAGGTCCTTGGAGTTCTGGTGTCGTACCGAGTCAAGGTTAAGCTGGTCGTCTCCCGTGGAGG AGACGTCTCAGTCGAGCTCCCGTTTGTTTTAATGCATCCTAAACCAATAGATGTTCCCACATCTCGACCAGCCTCAG cTGTGCCAGAGGCAGACCCTCCTATCGATACCAACCTCATAGAGTTTGACACACG CTTCACCCCGGATGATGACCTGGTGTTTGAAGATTTTGCCCGTCTGCGGTTAAAAGGAACCACTGATGATAAGGATGAGGACTGCTGa
- the arrb2a gene encoding arrestin, beta 2a isoform X1 — MGDKAGTRVFKKSSPNCKITVYLGKRDFVDHLDQVDPVDGVILVDPEYLKDRKVFVTLTCAFRYGREDLDVLGLSFRKDLYISTFQAFPPIAEERKPNSRLQERLLKKLGQQAHPFHFTIPQNLPCSVTLQPGPEDTGKACGVDYEIRAFCARSVEEKIHKRNSVRLVIRKVQYAPEKPGPQPMVETTRSFLMSDRSLHLEASLDKELYYHGEPISVNVHVTNNSTKTVKRVKISVRQYADICLFSTAQYKCPVAQFEADDQVSSSSTFCKVYTLTPTLNNNREKRGLALDGKLKHEDTNLASSTIVKDGCNKEVLGVLVSYRVKVKLVVSRGGLLSSLLERDVSVELPFVLMHPKPIDVPTSRPASAVPEADPPIDTNLIEFDTRSFTPDDDLVFEDFARLRLKGTTDDKDEDC; from the exons ATGGGGGACAAGGCAGGCACCCG gGTATTCAAGAAGTCCAGTCCGAATTGCAAG ATTACTGTATACTTGGGGAAAAGGGATTTTGTGGATCACTTAGATCAGGTGGATCCTGTAG ATGGAGTAATACTAGTAGACCCTGAATATCTTAAAGACCGAAAAG TGTTTGTAACGTTAACCTGTGCCTTCCGTTATGGACGGGAGGATCTGGACGTCCTTGGGCTTTCCTTTCGGAAAGATCTTTACATATCCACTTTTCAGGCTTTCCCACCTATTGCAGAAGAGCGCAAGCCCAACAGTCGACTTCAGGAGAGACTCCTGAAGAAGTTGGGCCAGCAGGCGCATCCTTTTCACTTTACT ATCCCTCAAAACTTGCCATGTTCAGTTACCCTGCAGCCTGGTCCTGAAGACACTGGGAAG GCCTGTGGGGTTGATTATGAGATAAGAGCTTTCTGTGCCAGGTCTGTGGAGGAGAAGATTCATAAACG AAATTCTGTCAGATTAGTGATTCGTAAAGTGCAGTATGCTCCCGAGAAGCCCGGTCCTCAGCCGATGGTGGAGACGACACGGAGCTTCCTGATGTCTGACCGCTCTCTGCATCTAGAGGCATCTCTAGATAAAGAG TTGTATTATCACGGGGAGCCGATCAGCGTGAATGTTCACGTCACCAACAACTCAACCAAGACTGTCAAACGAGTCAAAATATCAG TGCGGCAGTATGCCGACATCTGTCTGTTCAGCACGGCTCAGTACAAATGTCCAGTGGCTCAGTTTGAGGCAGA TGACCAGGTGTCATCAAGTTCCACATTCTGTAAGGTCTacactctcactcccacactgaataataacagagagaagCGAGGGCTGGCTCTGGATGGCAAGCTCAAGCATGAAGATACCAACCTAGCTTCTAGCACCAT TGTTAAAGACGGATGTAATAAGGAGGTCCTTGGAGTTCTGGTGTCGTACCGAGTCAAGGTTAAGCTGGTCGTCTCCCGTGGAGG ACTTTTAAGCAGCTTACTGGAGAG AGACGTCTCAGTCGAGCTCCCGTTTGTTTTAATGCATCCTAAACCAATAGATGTTCCCACATCTCGACCAGCCTCAG cTGTGCCAGAGGCAGACCCTCCTATCGATACCAACCTCATAGAGTTTGACACACG TAGCTTCACCCCGGATGATGACCTGGTGTTTGAAGATTTTGCCCGTCTGCGGTTAAAAGGAACCACTGATGATAAGGATGAGGACTGCTGa
- the arrb2a gene encoding arrestin, beta 2a isoform X2, giving the protein MGDKAGTRVFKKSSPNCKITVYLGKRDFVDHLDQVDPVDGVILVDPEYLKDRKVFVTLTCAFRYGREDLDVLGLSFRKDLYISTFQAFPPIAEERKPNSRLQERLLKKLGQQAHPFHFTIPQNLPCSVTLQPGPEDTGKACGVDYEIRAFCARSVEEKIHKRNSVRLVIRKVQYAPEKPGPQPMVETTRSFLMSDRSLHLEASLDKELYYHGEPISVNVHVTNNSTKTVKRVKISVRQYADICLFSTAQYKCPVAQFEADDQVSSSSTFCKVYTLTPTLNNNREKRGLALDGKLKHEDTNLASSTIVKDGCNKEVLGVLVSYRVKVKLVVSRGGLLSSLLERDVSVELPFVLMHPKPIDVPTSRPASAVPEADPPIDTNLIEFDTRFTPDDDLVFEDFARLRLKGTTDDKDEDC; this is encoded by the exons ATGGGGGACAAGGCAGGCACCCG gGTATTCAAGAAGTCCAGTCCGAATTGCAAG ATTACTGTATACTTGGGGAAAAGGGATTTTGTGGATCACTTAGATCAGGTGGATCCTGTAG ATGGAGTAATACTAGTAGACCCTGAATATCTTAAAGACCGAAAAG TGTTTGTAACGTTAACCTGTGCCTTCCGTTATGGACGGGAGGATCTGGACGTCCTTGGGCTTTCCTTTCGGAAAGATCTTTACATATCCACTTTTCAGGCTTTCCCACCTATTGCAGAAGAGCGCAAGCCCAACAGTCGACTTCAGGAGAGACTCCTGAAGAAGTTGGGCCAGCAGGCGCATCCTTTTCACTTTACT ATCCCTCAAAACTTGCCATGTTCAGTTACCCTGCAGCCTGGTCCTGAAGACACTGGGAAG GCCTGTGGGGTTGATTATGAGATAAGAGCTTTCTGTGCCAGGTCTGTGGAGGAGAAGATTCATAAACG AAATTCTGTCAGATTAGTGATTCGTAAAGTGCAGTATGCTCCCGAGAAGCCCGGTCCTCAGCCGATGGTGGAGACGACACGGAGCTTCCTGATGTCTGACCGCTCTCTGCATCTAGAGGCATCTCTAGATAAAGAG TTGTATTATCACGGGGAGCCGATCAGCGTGAATGTTCACGTCACCAACAACTCAACCAAGACTGTCAAACGAGTCAAAATATCAG TGCGGCAGTATGCCGACATCTGTCTGTTCAGCACGGCTCAGTACAAATGTCCAGTGGCTCAGTTTGAGGCAGA TGACCAGGTGTCATCAAGTTCCACATTCTGTAAGGTCTacactctcactcccacactgaataataacagagagaagCGAGGGCTGGCTCTGGATGGCAAGCTCAAGCATGAAGATACCAACCTAGCTTCTAGCACCAT TGTTAAAGACGGATGTAATAAGGAGGTCCTTGGAGTTCTGGTGTCGTACCGAGTCAAGGTTAAGCTGGTCGTCTCCCGTGGAGG ACTTTTAAGCAGCTTACTGGAGAG AGACGTCTCAGTCGAGCTCCCGTTTGTTTTAATGCATCCTAAACCAATAGATGTTCCCACATCTCGACCAGCCTCAG cTGTGCCAGAGGCAGACCCTCCTATCGATACCAACCTCATAGAGTTTGACACACG CTTCACCCCGGATGATGACCTGGTGTTTGAAGATTTTGCCCGTCTGCGGTTAAAAGGAACCACTGATGATAAGGATGAGGACTGCTGa
- the arrb2a gene encoding arrestin, beta 2a isoform X3, translated as MGDKAGTRVFKKSSPNCKITVYLGKRDFVDHLDQVDPVDGVILVDPEYLKDRKVFVTLTCAFRYGREDLDVLGLSFRKDLYISTFQAFPPIAEERKPNSRLQERLLKKLGQQAHPFHFTIPQNLPCSVTLQPGPEDTGKACGVDYEIRAFCARSVEEKIHKRNSVRLVIRKVQYAPEKPGPQPMVETTRSFLMSDRSLHLEASLDKELYYHGEPISVNVHVTNNSTKTVKRVKISVRQYADICLFSTAQYKCPVAQFEADDQVSSSSTFCKVYTLTPTLNNNREKRGLALDGKLKHEDTNLASSTIVKDGCNKEVLGVLVSYRVKVKLVVSRGGDVSVELPFVLMHPKPIDVPTSRPASAVPEADPPIDTNLIEFDTRSFTPDDDLVFEDFARLRLKGTTDDKDEDC; from the exons ATGGGGGACAAGGCAGGCACCCG gGTATTCAAGAAGTCCAGTCCGAATTGCAAG ATTACTGTATACTTGGGGAAAAGGGATTTTGTGGATCACTTAGATCAGGTGGATCCTGTAG ATGGAGTAATACTAGTAGACCCTGAATATCTTAAAGACCGAAAAG TGTTTGTAACGTTAACCTGTGCCTTCCGTTATGGACGGGAGGATCTGGACGTCCTTGGGCTTTCCTTTCGGAAAGATCTTTACATATCCACTTTTCAGGCTTTCCCACCTATTGCAGAAGAGCGCAAGCCCAACAGTCGACTTCAGGAGAGACTCCTGAAGAAGTTGGGCCAGCAGGCGCATCCTTTTCACTTTACT ATCCCTCAAAACTTGCCATGTTCAGTTACCCTGCAGCCTGGTCCTGAAGACACTGGGAAG GCCTGTGGGGTTGATTATGAGATAAGAGCTTTCTGTGCCAGGTCTGTGGAGGAGAAGATTCATAAACG AAATTCTGTCAGATTAGTGATTCGTAAAGTGCAGTATGCTCCCGAGAAGCCCGGTCCTCAGCCGATGGTGGAGACGACACGGAGCTTCCTGATGTCTGACCGCTCTCTGCATCTAGAGGCATCTCTAGATAAAGAG TTGTATTATCACGGGGAGCCGATCAGCGTGAATGTTCACGTCACCAACAACTCAACCAAGACTGTCAAACGAGTCAAAATATCAG TGCGGCAGTATGCCGACATCTGTCTGTTCAGCACGGCTCAGTACAAATGTCCAGTGGCTCAGTTTGAGGCAGA TGACCAGGTGTCATCAAGTTCCACATTCTGTAAGGTCTacactctcactcccacactgaataataacagagagaagCGAGGGCTGGCTCTGGATGGCAAGCTCAAGCATGAAGATACCAACCTAGCTTCTAGCACCAT TGTTAAAGACGGATGTAATAAGGAGGTCCTTGGAGTTCTGGTGTCGTACCGAGTCAAGGTTAAGCTGGTCGTCTCCCGTGGAGG AGACGTCTCAGTCGAGCTCCCGTTTGTTTTAATGCATCCTAAACCAATAGATGTTCCCACATCTCGACCAGCCTCAG cTGTGCCAGAGGCAGACCCTCCTATCGATACCAACCTCATAGAGTTTGACACACG TAGCTTCACCCCGGATGATGACCTGGTGTTTGAAGATTTTGCCCGTCTGCGGTTAAAAGGAACCACTGATGATAAGGATGAGGACTGCTGa